A stretch of Aeromicrobium tamlense DNA encodes these proteins:
- a CDS encoding alpha/beta fold hydrolase, whose translation MPTIDVNGTTLYYEDEGPRDAPALLMSASMFFDARMFQAQADRFSDRYRVVRYDHRGQGRSARAPREQLDYDTHTADVVALIEALDLEPVVFVGNSMGGFIGLRLAARHGDLVRSVVVMGTSADVEEQADQMDALIEVLAAHGMEPVLEGVLQFMMGTTTLTDPSRAEVLKGVRELLLSRGPEYADAAWNIAHRPGVLDELGKIRVPLVVVAGTEDATYPPEKSEQIVAGVPHAELVVMENTGHVHALENPEAVNDVLERHLAEVAPV comes from the coding sequence ATGCCCACGATCGACGTCAACGGCACCACGCTCTACTACGAGGACGAGGGGCCGCGCGACGCGCCGGCCCTGCTGATGAGCGCCTCGATGTTCTTCGACGCGCGGATGTTCCAGGCCCAGGCCGACCGGTTCTCCGACCGGTACCGCGTGGTCCGCTACGACCACCGCGGCCAGGGTCGCAGCGCTCGCGCACCGCGGGAGCAGCTCGACTACGACACCCACACGGCCGACGTCGTGGCGCTCATCGAGGCGCTCGACCTCGAGCCCGTCGTGTTCGTCGGCAACTCCATGGGCGGGTTCATCGGCCTGCGGCTGGCCGCCCGCCACGGCGACCTCGTCCGATCGGTCGTCGTCATGGGCACGTCGGCCGACGTCGAGGAGCAGGCCGACCAGATGGACGCGCTGATCGAGGTGCTCGCCGCGCACGGCATGGAGCCGGTGCTCGAGGGCGTCCTGCAGTTCATGATGGGCACCACCACGCTGACCGATCCGTCCCGCGCCGAGGTGCTGAAGGGCGTCCGCGAGCTGCTGCTGAGCCGCGGACCCGAGTACGCCGACGCCGCGTGGAACATCGCGCACCGGCCGGGCGTGCTGGACGAGCTCGGCAAGATCCGGGTGCCGCTCGTCGTGGTCGCCGGCACCGAGGACGCGACCTACCCGCCGGAGAAGTCCGAGCAGATCGTCGCCGGGGTCCCCCATGCCGAGCTGGTCGTCATGGAGAACACCGGGCACGTGCACGCCCTCGAGAACCCCGAGGCCGTCAACGACGTGCTGGAGCGCCACCTCGCGGAGGTCGCCCCCGTCTGA
- a CDS encoding DEAD/DEAH box helicase, which produces MTQIDRGVSLPTFDDLSLPDGLVRKLAQQEIVNPSPIQQAVIPAALEGRNVLGRARTGSGKTLAFGLPVLARLAGGTSRPKAPRALILLPTRELAIQVHTALLPLAQKMGLKHTTVYGGVPINKQINTLKGSIDLVIATPGRLTDLLDRRCLTLDGIEITVLDEADHLCDLGFFKPIDALLSRTPKHSQRLLLSATLDGDVDKLVRRHLPDHALFEVDQVEDKVETMEHHVLVTEPTEKTRTAYELLSANPRSIVFTRTRRGATRLAKQLTQKGVTAVDMHGDLSQRHRERNLAQFTRGDATVIVATDVAARGIHVDGIGLVVHYDAPAEHKAYLHRSGRTARAGESGSVVTMTTPDALKDVMVLQRKAGVTARHHQAGSAPSPMTAESLATSGTEAPELPADNRSRGGSAPARGGRGGQSRGGQSRGGQGGRPQGNRNRNRRSGSRPPARSN; this is translated from the coding sequence TTGACCCAGATCGACCGCGGCGTTTCGCTGCCCACCTTCGACGACCTCTCCCTCCCCGACGGCCTCGTGCGCAAGCTCGCGCAGCAGGAGATCGTCAACCCCAGCCCCATCCAGCAGGCCGTCATCCCGGCCGCCCTCGAGGGCCGCAACGTCCTCGGCCGTGCCCGCACCGGCTCGGGCAAGACGCTCGCGTTCGGCCTGCCCGTGCTGGCCCGCCTCGCCGGCGGCACCAGCCGCCCGAAGGCGCCGCGCGCGCTGATCCTGCTGCCCACCCGCGAGCTCGCGATCCAGGTGCACACCGCCCTGCTGCCGCTCGCGCAGAAGATGGGTCTCAAGCACACCACCGTCTACGGCGGCGTGCCGATCAACAAGCAGATCAACACCCTCAAGGGCTCGATCGACCTCGTCATCGCGACGCCCGGCCGCCTCACCGACCTGCTCGACCGTCGCTGCCTCACGCTCGACGGCATCGAGATCACGGTGCTCGACGAGGCCGACCACCTGTGCGACCTCGGCTTCTTCAAGCCGATCGACGCCCTGCTCTCGCGCACCCCGAAGCACAGCCAGCGGCTGCTGCTGTCGGCCACGCTCGACGGCGACGTCGACAAGCTCGTCCGTCGCCACCTGCCCGACCACGCGCTGTTCGAGGTCGACCAGGTCGAGGACAAGGTCGAGACGATGGAGCACCACGTGCTCGTCACCGAGCCGACCGAGAAGACCCGCACGGCCTACGAGCTGCTGAGCGCCAACCCGCGCAGCATCGTCTTCACGCGCACCCGCCGCGGCGCCACGCGCCTGGCGAAGCAGCTGACCCAGAAGGGCGTCACGGCCGTCGACATGCACGGCGACCTCTCGCAGCGTCACCGCGAGCGCAACCTCGCGCAGTTCACGCGCGGCGACGCCACCGTGATCGTCGCGACCGACGTGGCCGCCCGCGGCATCCACGTCGACGGCATCGGCCTGGTCGTCCACTACGACGCCCCCGCCGAGCACAAGGCGTACCTGCACCGCTCGGGCCGCACGGCGCGCGCCGGCGAGTCGGGCTCGGTCGTCACGATGACCACCCCCGACGCGCTCAAGGACGTCATGGTCCTGCAGCGCAAGGCCGGCGTCACCGCCCGCCACCACCAGGCCGGGTCGGCCCCGTCGCCGATGACCGCGGAGTCGCTCGCGACCTCGGGCACCGAGGCGCCCGAGCTGCCCGCCGACAACCGCTCGCGCGGCGGCTCGGCCCCGGCCCGCGGCGGTCGTGGCGGCCAGAGTCGTGGCGGCCAGAGTCGTGGTGGCCAGGGCGGCCGCCCGCAGGGCAACCGGAACCGCAACCGCCGCAGCGGCTCGCGTCCCCCGGCTCGCAGCAACTGA
- a CDS encoding phosphotriesterase family protein: MATVQTVKGPIDSSELGRTLVHEHVFVLGEEFRINYDGEWDEDQKVADAVRDLNDLKAAGIDTIFDPTVLGLGRYIPRIQKVAAQTDLNIVVATGLYTYNDLPHQFEHRGPGLLFDQPEPLVEMFVKDITEGILDTGVKAAFLKCVIEEPGLTPGVERVMRAVGQTSSQTGAPVTVHTNPHTRSGLVAQKVLGEEGVAPEKIVLGHSGDSDDVDYLTELAENGSLLGMDRFGLDVYLSTEKRVDTIVELVRRGFVDKITLAHDASCYIDYFTPEDKVAMQPNWNFRHIPDDVVPMLLEKGVSEDDVDTMLVKNPRRYFE; this comes from the coding sequence ATGGCCACCGTGCAGACCGTCAAGGGCCCGATCGACAGCAGCGAGCTGGGTCGAACCCTCGTTCACGAGCACGTCTTCGTCCTCGGCGAGGAGTTCCGCATCAACTACGACGGCGAGTGGGACGAGGACCAGAAGGTCGCCGACGCCGTCCGCGACCTCAACGACCTCAAGGCCGCCGGGATCGACACGATCTTCGACCCGACCGTCCTCGGGCTCGGCCGGTACATCCCCCGCATCCAGAAGGTCGCCGCGCAGACGGACCTCAACATCGTCGTGGCCACCGGCCTCTACACGTACAACGACCTGCCGCACCAGTTCGAGCACCGCGGCCCGGGCCTGCTGTTCGACCAGCCCGAGCCGCTCGTGGAGATGTTCGTCAAGGACATCACCGAGGGCATTCTCGACACCGGCGTGAAGGCCGCGTTCCTGAAGTGCGTCATCGAGGAGCCGGGCCTGACGCCGGGCGTCGAGCGCGTCATGCGTGCCGTCGGCCAGACCAGCTCGCAGACCGGTGCGCCCGTCACCGTGCACACCAACCCGCACACCCGCTCGGGCCTCGTGGCCCAGAAGGTCCTCGGCGAGGAGGGCGTCGCCCCGGAGAAGATCGTGCTCGGTCACTCCGGCGACTCCGACGACGTCGACTACCTGACCGAGCTGGCCGAGAACGGCTCGCTGCTGGGCATGGACCGCTTCGGCCTCGACGTCTACCTCAGCACTGAGAAGCGCGTCGACACGATCGTCGAGCTGGTGCGCCGTGGCTTCGTCGACAAGATCACGCTGGCGCACGACGCCTCGTGCTACATCGACTACTTCACGCCCGAGGACAAGGTCGCGATGCAGCCGAACTGGAACTTCCGTCACATCCCCGACGACGTGGTCCCGATGCTCCTGGAGAAGGGCGTCAGCGAGGACGACGTGGACACGATGCTGGTCAAGAACCCGCGCCGATACTTCGAGTGA
- a CDS encoding NADP-dependent oxidoreductase translates to MTHTKRITLAQRPTGLPDDSTWSAEEVDLPAPGDGELLVKVDHISLDPAMRGWLNDVRSYLPPVQIGEVMRAAGTGTVVESNHPDFAVGDAVTGTLGVTEYAISNGEGLQKIDTSVAGPATWLGALGMPGLTAYHGLHEVGEMKEGDIVVISAAAGAVGSVAGQLAKAKGCTVIGIAGGAEKCAWLKEIGFDEAIDYKNENVLKRLREVAPKGIDIYFDNVGGDILDAALANLRHGARVIICGAVSTYNDEKLAPGPKRYMSLLVFRAKMQGFLVFDYPEKDAAAIADMSDLIGSGKLVARETVAEGGVEDFGQTLLGLFEGRNTGKLVLKVA, encoded by the coding sequence GTGACCCACACGAAGCGCATCACCCTGGCCCAGCGACCGACCGGTCTGCCGGACGACTCCACGTGGTCGGCCGAGGAGGTCGACCTGCCGGCGCCCGGCGACGGCGAGCTCCTCGTCAAGGTCGACCACATCTCGCTCGACCCCGCCATGCGCGGCTGGCTGAACGACGTGCGCTCGTACCTGCCGCCCGTGCAGATCGGCGAGGTCATGCGCGCCGCCGGCACGGGAACGGTCGTCGAGTCGAACCACCCCGACTTCGCCGTGGGCGACGCGGTCACCGGCACGCTTGGCGTGACGGAGTACGCCATCTCGAACGGCGAGGGCCTGCAGAAGATCGACACGTCGGTCGCCGGACCGGCCACGTGGCTGGGCGCGCTCGGCATGCCGGGCCTCACGGCCTACCACGGCCTGCACGAGGTCGGTGAGATGAAGGAGGGCGACATCGTCGTCATCTCCGCCGCCGCGGGCGCGGTGGGCAGCGTCGCGGGCCAGCTGGCCAAGGCCAAGGGCTGCACGGTCATCGGCATCGCCGGTGGCGCCGAGAAGTGCGCCTGGCTCAAGGAGATCGGCTTCGACGAGGCGATCGACTACAAGAACGAGAACGTCCTGAAGCGCCTGCGCGAGGTCGCCCCGAAGGGCATCGACATCTACTTCGACAACGTCGGCGGTGACATCCTCGACGCCGCGCTGGCGAACCTGCGCCACGGCGCCCGCGTCATCATCTGCGGCGCCGTCTCGACGTACAACGACGAGAAGCTGGCTCCGGGCCCGAAGCGCTACATGTCGCTGCTGGTCTTCCGCGCCAAGATGCAGGGCTTCCTGGTCTTCGACTACCCCGAGAAGGACGCCGCGGCGATCGCCGACATGTCCGACCTCATCGGCTCGGGCAAGCTCGTCGCGCGCGAGACCGTGGCCGAGGGCGGCGTCGAGGACTTCGGCCAGACGCTGCTGGGCCTGTTCGAGGGCCGCAACACCGGCAAGCTGGTGCTGAAGGTCGCCTGA
- a CDS encoding alpha/beta fold hydrolase translates to MTTIHAAGSTFHVEDTGEDDLPTVVCLHSLFLDHRMFDGLVEAGRGRFRFVRPEFRGQGASAPAETDEVTMEQAAGDTAAVLDALGISDALVVASSMGGDVAARLAAYRPDLVRALAFVGSSVRAEPPEKVEEYVAFATSAAQDGFVGDTLEFLKQVMLGQSTLADPQKKDVVDLWSGRMSELPAELLPAMVGVMRRKDATPLLPSIAVPSLVVSGEECPVRPPDWAAELADGLPDSELVMVPKVGHSPLLEAPDTVEPKVLDFLAAHA, encoded by the coding sequence ATGACGACCATCCACGCAGCAGGCAGCACGTTCCACGTCGAGGACACGGGGGAGGACGACCTCCCCACGGTGGTGTGCCTCCACTCCCTGTTCCTCGATCACCGCATGTTCGACGGCCTCGTCGAGGCGGGCCGTGGCCGGTTCCGCTTCGTCCGTCCCGAGTTCCGCGGGCAGGGCGCGAGCGCCCCCGCCGAGACCGACGAGGTGACGATGGAGCAGGCCGCCGGCGACACCGCGGCCGTGCTCGACGCGCTCGGGATCAGCGATGCGCTGGTCGTCGCCTCGTCCATGGGCGGCGACGTCGCCGCCCGCCTGGCCGCCTACCGTCCCGACCTCGTCCGTGCGCTGGCGTTCGTCGGCTCGTCCGTGCGCGCGGAGCCGCCGGAGAAGGTCGAGGAGTACGTCGCGTTCGCGACGAGCGCCGCGCAGGACGGCTTCGTGGGCGACACGCTGGAGTTCCTGAAGCAGGTCATGCTCGGGCAGTCGACCCTGGCCGACCCGCAGAAGAAGGACGTCGTCGACCTGTGGTCCGGGCGCATGAGCGAGCTGCCCGCCGAGCTCCTGCCCGCCATGGTCGGGGTCATGCGGCGCAAGGACGCCACGCCGCTGCTCCCGTCGATCGCCGTGCCCTCGCTCGTGGTCTCGGGCGAGGAGTGCCCCGTGCGGCCGCCGGACTGGGCGGCCGAGCTGGCCGACGGCCTGCCGGACTCCGAGCTCGTGATGGTGCCGAAGGTCGGCCACAGCCCGCTGCTCGAGGCTCCCGACACGGTCGAGCCGAAGGTGCTCGACTTCCTCGCCGCGCACGCCTGA
- a CDS encoding nitroreductase, translated as MSSESALSPARPGSLEQQALGAGPEAPLADLLRGRRSVRGYRPDPVPADVIRDVLADAILAPSSMNTQPWKFHVLSGEVLDRIREENTRLMLAGAPIQRDVTVSERYEGEHRDRQVDIAKRLFGAMGIAREDQDARLDWTMRGFRQFDAPVSIVIAHDRSLEAVSPIAHFDLGAVVHALVLSAWSRGLGTVINSQGIMQGAAVRREAGIPDDHVIFTAVAMGYPDEDFAANHVRSARESVDEVARFVGFD; from the coding sequence ATGAGTTCCGAGAGCGCCCTGTCCCCCGCCCGCCCCGGCTCGCTGGAGCAGCAGGCCCTCGGCGCCGGACCGGAGGCGCCGCTCGCCGACCTCCTCCGTGGCCGGCGCAGCGTCCGCGGCTACCGGCCCGATCCCGTCCCGGCCGACGTCATCCGCGACGTCCTCGCCGACGCGATCCTCGCGCCGTCGTCGATGAACACCCAGCCGTGGAAGTTCCACGTCCTCTCGGGCGAGGTCCTCGACCGCATCCGCGAGGAGAACACGCGGCTCATGCTGGCGGGCGCCCCGATCCAGCGCGACGTGACCGTCTCCGAGCGCTACGAGGGCGAGCACCGCGACCGGCAGGTCGACATCGCCAAGCGCCTGTTCGGCGCGATGGGGATCGCCCGCGAGGACCAGGACGCGCGGCTGGACTGGACGATGCGCGGCTTCCGCCAGTTCGACGCGCCGGTGTCGATCGTCATCGCGCACGACCGCAGCCTCGAGGCCGTGAGCCCGATCGCGCACTTCGACCTCGGCGCCGTCGTGCACGCGCTCGTCCTGTCCGCGTGGTCACGCGGGCTCGGCACCGTGATCAACAGCCAGGGCATCATGCAGGGCGCCGCGGTGCGCCGGGAGGCGGGCATCCCCGACGACCACGTCATCTTCACCGCCGTCGCGATGGGCTATCCCGACGAGGACTTCGCCGCCAACCACGTGCGCTCGGCACGCGAGTCGGTCGACGAGGTCGCTCGCTTCGTGGGTTTCGACTGA
- a CDS encoding TetR/AcrR family transcriptional regulator, which produces MSEAEAEDVVRELPTLVDTSRVREMPTTARGVRTRAALVATARQVFERDGFINSRLADITAGANCSIGTFYTYFDSKEEIFTAVMQAAADDMLHPGLSRVDDDLSNVAGILEASNRAYVEAYKRNAKLNLLLEQVATIDPDFRKLRLERGKAFAERNARWIKRLQDAGYANPELDPYMTARALSPILGRMAYHVFALEEPGMSEDAIVRTATRVWMDALGVPLDGSKRA; this is translated from the coding sequence ATGAGCGAAGCAGAAGCAGAGGACGTCGTCCGCGAGCTGCCGACCCTGGTCGACACCTCCCGGGTCCGCGAGATGCCCACCACCGCGCGCGGCGTGCGCACGCGCGCCGCGCTGGTGGCCACCGCCCGCCAGGTGTTCGAGCGCGACGGGTTCATCAACTCGCGGCTCGCCGACATCACGGCCGGGGCGAACTGCTCGATCGGCACCTTCTACACCTACTTCGACAGCAAGGAGGAGATCTTCACCGCTGTCATGCAGGCGGCCGCCGACGACATGCTGCACCCGGGCCTGTCCCGCGTCGACGACGACCTGAGCAACGTGGCGGGCATCCTCGAGGCGAGCAACCGCGCCTACGTCGAGGCGTACAAGCGCAACGCGAAGCTCAACCTGCTGCTCGAGCAGGTGGCCACGATCGACCCGGACTTCCGCAAGCTGCGCCTCGAGCGCGGCAAGGCGTTCGCCGAGCGCAACGCGCGGTGGATCAAGCGGCTCCAGGACGCCGGCTACGCCAATCCCGAGCTCGATCCGTACATGACGGCACGCGCGCTCTCGCCCATCCTGGGGCGCATGGCGTACCACGTGTTCGCCCTGGAGGAGCCGGGCATGAGCGAGGACGCGATCGTCCGCACGGCGACGCGGGTCTGGATGGACGCGCTCGGCGTCCCGCTGGACGGCTCCAAGCGCGCCTGA
- a CDS encoding cyclase family protein: MTENATTETTAPDTEAVLAESPTNWGKWGPDDEVGSLNYLGPEEAVRGAAAIVSGETFTLQVPMGSPGHGDPVWPGREQIQRENVMDEGFFQRGEGDETPGGAHYADDKATIYLQASTQYDALGHVWYGGKIWNGFDATETVGHMRKASVLPIAQKGIVGRGILIDMARHRGKDHLDKGETFTHVDLVEAAKAQGQEIQPRDVLLIRTGFIGHWYETTPEDFYADFCEPGLTYSPELVSWFQRMEIPNLVTDTIANEVTMDPNHGVVLPLHSALMRNLGVTFTEIAWLDDLAAACAADGRWTFLYTAAPLKVVGGTGAPVNPVVIR; the protein is encoded by the coding sequence ATGACCGAGAACGCCACCACCGAGACCACCGCGCCCGACACCGAGGCCGTGCTGGCCGAGTCGCCCACCAACTGGGGCAAGTGGGGCCCGGACGACGAGGTCGGCTCGCTGAACTACCTCGGTCCCGAGGAGGCCGTCCGCGGCGCCGCGGCGATCGTCTCGGGCGAGACCTTCACGCTCCAGGTGCCGATGGGCTCGCCCGGCCACGGCGACCCGGTGTGGCCCGGCCGCGAGCAGATCCAGCGCGAGAACGTCATGGACGAGGGCTTCTTCCAGCGCGGCGAGGGCGACGAGACCCCCGGTGGCGCGCACTACGCCGACGACAAGGCGACGATCTACCTGCAGGCGTCCACGCAGTACGACGCCCTCGGCCACGTCTGGTACGGCGGCAAGATCTGGAACGGGTTCGACGCCACCGAGACGGTCGGCCACATGCGCAAGGCCTCGGTCCTGCCCATCGCGCAGAAGGGCATCGTCGGCCGCGGCATCCTCATCGACATGGCCCGCCACCGCGGCAAGGACCACCTCGACAAGGGCGAGACGTTCACCCACGTCGACCTCGTCGAGGCGGCGAAGGCGCAGGGTCAGGAGATCCAGCCCCGCGACGTCCTCCTCATCCGCACCGGCTTCATCGGCCACTGGTACGAGACGACGCCCGAGGACTTCTACGCCGACTTCTGCGAGCCCGGCCTGACCTACTCGCCCGAGCTCGTCTCGTGGTTCCAGCGGATGGAGATCCCGAACCTCGTCACCGACACCATCGCCAACGAGGTCACGATGGACCCGAACCACGGCGTCGTGCTGCCGCTGCACAGCGCGCTCATGCGCAACCTCGGCGTCACGTTCACCGAGATCGCCTGGCTCGACGACCTGGCGGCCGCCTGTGCTGCCGACGGGCGGTGGACGTTCCTCTACACGGCGGCCCCGCTGAAGGTCGTCGGCGGCACCGGAGCGCCCGTCAATCCCGTGGTGATCCGGTGA
- a CDS encoding phosphotransferase family protein — protein sequence MTVALELDALAGWMRGRGIDVGGTISATRVGRGQSNLTYRLRDEEGRQWIARRPPLGELLASAHDVVREHRILSALQDTPVPVPRMVGVCEDPAVSDVPVVVMEHVDGVVLDTMEIAESLDPSVRREVGLGIARTLAAIHAVDVDAVGLGDLASRSPYAERQLKRWTRQFEASRTADRPDLDELTALLQAHVPPPGDLSLVHGDFHIRNVIVDGDTGALRTVLDWELSTLGDPMADIGSTLAYWPETGETASGLFEASTLPGFPTRAELAQAYLDASGRDGDTLAFWHVLGVWKVAIICEGVYRRTLDNPANTAEGGAPTPERIQAIIDHAWHVAETTGLAGRRLTTPRGRP from the coding sequence GTGACCGTCGCCCTGGAGCTGGACGCCCTCGCGGGCTGGATGCGTGGCCGCGGCATCGACGTGGGCGGGACGATCTCCGCGACCCGCGTCGGCCGCGGCCAGTCCAACCTGACCTACCGGCTCCGGGACGAGGAGGGCCGGCAGTGGATCGCGCGCCGGCCCCCGCTGGGCGAGCTGCTCGCCTCGGCCCACGACGTGGTGCGGGAGCACCGCATCCTGTCGGCCCTGCAGGACACGCCGGTCCCGGTGCCGAGGATGGTGGGGGTCTGCGAGGACCCCGCCGTCTCCGACGTGCCGGTCGTGGTGATGGAGCACGTCGACGGCGTCGTGCTGGACACCATGGAGATCGCGGAGTCCCTCGACCCGTCCGTCCGGCGTGAGGTGGGCCTGGGCATCGCGCGCACCCTCGCGGCGATCCACGCCGTCGACGTCGACGCCGTCGGCCTGGGCGACCTCGCGTCGCGGTCGCCCTACGCGGAGCGCCAGCTCAAGCGCTGGACCCGTCAGTTCGAGGCCAGCCGCACCGCCGACCGCCCCGACCTCGACGAGCTGACCGCCCTGCTGCAGGCCCACGTGCCGCCGCCGGGCGACCTCTCGCTCGTCCACGGCGACTTCCACATCCGCAACGTCATCGTCGACGGCGACACCGGCGCCCTGCGCACGGTGCTGGACTGGGAGCTGTCCACCCTCGGCGACCCGATGGCCGACATCGGCAGCACCCTGGCCTACTGGCCCGAGACCGGCGAGACCGCGAGCGGTCTCTTCGAGGCCTCGACCCTGCCCGGGTTCCCCACCCGCGCCGAGCTGGCCCAGGCCTACCTCGACGCCTCCGGGCGCGATGGCGACACGCTCGCCTTCTGGCACGTCCTGGGCGTGTGGAAGGTCGCGATCATCTGCGAGGGCGTCTACCGGCGCACCCTCGACAACCCGGCCAACACGGCCGAGGGCGGAGCGCCCACCCCCGAACGCATCCAGGCGATCATCGACCACGCCTGGCACGTCGCCGAGACGACCGGACTGGCCGGCCGTCGGCTCACCACCCCGAGAGGACGACCATGA
- a CDS encoding SDR family oxidoreductase has product MDLGLAGKTAVVTGASRGIGLAIARALHDEGANVVLTARKEEDAESAAREVGERAIGIGAHVVDEAASRTCLERTLERFGSIDVLVNNAGTNPAFGSLVQQEHSRFAKTLDVNLWGPTLWTQLAHELWMGEHGGSVVHTASLGAFAVGPNLAVYHASKAALVHLTRHQAQELGPGIRVNAVAPGVVRTRLAEELWKEHEEAVAANTPLRRIGEPEDIGSAVAFLAGTTASWITGETLVIDGGQRWGSGR; this is encoded by the coding sequence ATGGATCTCGGACTCGCCGGCAAGACCGCCGTGGTGACGGGCGCATCGCGGGGCATCGGCCTCGCGATCGCCCGGGCCCTGCACGACGAGGGCGCGAACGTCGTCCTCACCGCGCGGAAGGAGGAGGACGCCGAGTCCGCCGCTCGCGAGGTGGGTGAGCGTGCCATCGGCATCGGCGCCCACGTCGTCGACGAGGCCGCGTCCCGCACGTGCCTCGAGCGCACGCTGGAGCGGTTCGGCAGCATCGACGTCCTGGTCAACAACGCGGGCACGAACCCGGCCTTCGGCTCGCTCGTGCAGCAGGAGCACTCGCGCTTCGCCAAGACGCTCGACGTGAACCTGTGGGGTCCCACGCTGTGGACGCAGCTGGCGCACGAGCTCTGGATGGGCGAGCACGGCGGCTCGGTGGTGCACACCGCGTCGCTCGGCGCGTTCGCCGTGGGCCCGAACCTGGCGGTCTACCACGCCTCGAAGGCGGCGCTGGTGCACCTGACGCGCCACCAGGCGCAGGAGCTGGGCCCGGGCATCCGGGTCAACGCCGTGGCTCCCGGCGTGGTGCGCACGCGCCTGGCCGAGGAGCTGTGGAAGGAGCACGAGGAGGCCGTCGCGGCGAACACCCCGCTGCGCCGGATCGGCGAGCCCGAGGACATCGGGTCCGCCGTCGCCTTCCTCGCCGGCACGACCGCGAGCTGGATCACGGGGGAGACCCTCGTGATCGACGGCGGCCAGCGCTGGGGGAGCGGACGGTGA
- a CDS encoding acyl-CoA dehydrogenase family protein — MDFEPDAMTREYQDKLNAFMDEHVYPAEAVYHQQMAESGNPNFHPPVLEDLKKTARSLGLWNLFHPHKNEEWGSPGLTNLQYAPLAEITGRSPYLAPEAINCNAPDTGNMEVLQLFGTEEHKEKYLKPLLAGEMASAFCMTEPAVASSDATNVELRMVADGDEYVLNGRKWFASNALHANCRVLIVMGKTNVEAETHRQQSMMVVPIDTPGVTVVRGLPVFGYMDREGHAEILFEDVRVPKTALLAGEGDGFMISQARLGPGRIHHCMRSIGMAERALDLMIDRAQARTTFGEPVANRSNIQDWIAEARIEIEATRLLVLKTAWLMDTVGNQKARTEIAAIKVKAPEIALKIIDRAIQVHGGGGVTDDFPLASFYAHQRTLRIADGPDEVHKRTLARVELRRRASERDA, encoded by the coding sequence ATGGACTTCGAGCCCGATGCGATGACGCGTGAGTACCAGGACAAGCTCAACGCCTTCATGGACGAGCACGTGTACCCGGCCGAGGCGGTGTACCACCAGCAGATGGCGGAGTCGGGCAACCCGAACTTCCACCCGCCGGTCCTGGAGGACCTCAAGAAGACCGCCCGCTCGCTGGGCCTGTGGAACCTGTTCCACCCCCACAAGAACGAGGAGTGGGGCTCGCCCGGCCTGACGAACCTGCAGTACGCGCCGTTGGCCGAGATCACCGGTCGCAGCCCCTACCTGGCGCCCGAGGCGATCAACTGCAACGCCCCCGACACCGGCAACATGGAGGTCCTCCAGCTGTTCGGCACCGAGGAGCACAAGGAGAAGTACCTCAAGCCGCTGCTGGCGGGCGAGATGGCGTCGGCGTTCTGCATGACCGAGCCGGCCGTGGCCAGCTCGGACGCGACGAACGTCGAGCTGCGCATGGTGGCCGACGGCGACGAGTACGTGCTGAACGGCCGCAAGTGGTTCGCGTCCAACGCGCTGCACGCGAACTGCCGCGTGCTGATCGTCATGGGCAAGACGAACGTCGAGGCCGAGACGCACCGTCAGCAGTCGATGATGGTCGTCCCGATCGACACCCCCGGCGTCACCGTGGTGCGCGGTCTGCCCGTGTTCGGCTACATGGACCGTGAGGGACACGCCGAGATCCTGTTCGAGGACGTGCGGGTCCCCAAGACCGCGCTCCTGGCGGGCGAGGGCGACGGCTTCATGATCAGCCAGGCCCGCCTCGGCCCCGGCCGCATCCACCACTGCATGCGCTCCATCGGCATGGCCGAGCGCGCGCTGGACCTCATGATCGACCGGGCGCAGGCGCGCACCACGTTCGGCGAGCCCGTCGCTAACCGCTCCAACATCCAGGACTGGATCGCCGAGGCCCGCATCGAGATCGAGGCCACCCGCCTGCTCGTGCTCAAGACCGCGTGGCTGATGGACACGGTCGGCAACCAGAAGGCCCGCACCGAGATCGCCGCGATCAAGGTCAAGGCGCCCGAGATCGCGCTCAAGATCATCGACCGCGCCATCCAGGTGCACGGCGGCGGCGGCGTGACGGACGACTTCCCGCTCGCCAGCTTCTACGCCCACCAGCGCACCCTGCGCATCGCCGACGGTCCGGACGAGGTGCACAAGCGCACCCTGGCCCGGGTCGAGCTGCGCCGCCGCGCCTCGGAGCGTGACGCCTGA